From Halosolutus amylolyticus, a single genomic window includes:
- a CDS encoding ABC transporter substrate-binding protein produces the protein MLAALGGTATVGLAGCSALLSDDEEDDDDSTGDYETSEHADKAQAAWERIIENPGPDAEDTRTQAYVEIEEAVRDDMVLLPTHHGKGEFFWYDYVDMPKVGALGRHHVQHNRTEVDGDTELNLINATFDELDPIMSTDTASGEVIAQIYETLTTYPAGVAEIENNLLDSFETSEDGLTWTLTLKDGVQFHDGRDLTADDVVYSFRRLAESEYSERVNFITESTGGLGIEHETDDEGGIVPDSLGIEVIDDLTLEVTLREPNPAALDVLSYDGFAIVPEGLVGDIEGYDGEVTHDEFRTEMANGTGPFEYDQFSPGESMRVVRNDNYHGTVASVESLHWEIIEEPEAKFTYSMEQNADFFEIPTNQYDPELIDAETDDRGRESGTYGPVENDETLNYLGVPELSTFYFGFNVSHVPKPVREAVAYVTNHEEFIEDVLLNRGFPAFSFTPPAMWPTGQDGYEGWVDEWPYSPNETDREGARSVLEDAGFTEDDPFEMEITVYETSPAFQDMAEQVREKLSGLGVNVTSQSTQFSTLIDRGEDGDLEMFSLGWIWSWPDVAYGHFGFEPKNTDTSKMPGEANGYYLDWQENLDEEA, from the coding sequence ATGCTAGCAGCTCTCGGTGGGACCGCAACGGTCGGTCTCGCTGGCTGTTCCGCCCTGCTCAGCGACGACGAAGAGGACGACGATGACTCGACCGGCGACTACGAGACGTCCGAACACGCGGACAAGGCTCAGGCAGCCTGGGAGCGGATCATCGAGAACCCGGGTCCCGACGCGGAAGACACCCGGACCCAGGCGTACGTCGAAATCGAGGAAGCCGTCCGCGACGACATGGTCCTGCTGCCCACGCACCACGGCAAGGGCGAGTTCTTCTGGTACGACTACGTCGACATGCCGAAGGTGGGCGCGCTCGGCCGCCACCACGTGCAGCACAACCGGACGGAGGTGGATGGCGATACTGAACTGAACCTGATCAACGCCACCTTCGACGAACTGGACCCGATCATGTCGACGGACACCGCGTCCGGCGAGGTCATCGCTCAGATCTACGAGACCCTGACGACCTATCCGGCCGGAGTCGCGGAGATCGAGAACAACCTGCTCGACTCCTTCGAGACGTCCGAAGACGGTCTGACGTGGACGCTCACGCTCAAGGACGGCGTCCAGTTCCACGACGGACGGGACCTGACGGCGGACGACGTCGTGTACTCCTTCCGTCGACTCGCCGAGTCCGAATACAGCGAACGAGTCAACTTCATCACCGAATCGACGGGCGGTCTCGGTATCGAGCACGAAACGGACGACGAGGGCGGCATCGTCCCCGACTCGCTGGGAATCGAAGTCATCGACGACCTCACGCTCGAGGTCACCCTTCGGGAACCGAACCCGGCCGCACTGGACGTTCTCTCGTACGACGGCTTCGCCATCGTTCCGGAAGGACTCGTCGGGGACATCGAGGGGTACGACGGCGAAGTTACCCACGACGAGTTCCGGACCGAAATGGCCAACGGGACCGGTCCCTTCGAGTACGACCAGTTCAGCCCCGGTGAGAGCATGCGCGTGGTCCGCAACGACAACTACCACGGGACCGTCGCGAGCGTCGAGTCCCTCCACTGGGAAATCATCGAGGAACCCGAAGCGAAGTTCACCTACTCGATGGAACAGAACGCGGACTTCTTCGAGATCCCAACCAACCAGTACGATCCCGAACTCATCGACGCCGAAACCGACGACAGAGGCCGTGAATCCGGCACCTACGGACCGGTCGAGAACGACGAAACCCTGAACTACCTCGGGGTTCCCGAACTGTCGACGTTCTACTTCGGGTTCAACGTCTCCCACGTCCCGAAACCCGTCCGCGAGGCCGTCGCCTACGTCACGAATCACGAGGAGTTCATCGAGGACGTCCTCCTGAACCGTGGCTTCCCGGCGTTCAGCTTCACGCCGCCGGCGATGTGGCCGACCGGACAGGACGGGTACGAGGGCTGGGTCGACGAGTGGCCGTACAGCCCCAACGAGACCGATCGGGAGGGTGCCCGATCCGTGCTCGAGGACGCGGGCTTCACCGAGGACGATCCCTTCGAGATGGAGATCACCGTCTACGAGACGAGTCCGGCGTTCCAGGACATGGCCGAACAGGTCCGAGAGAAGCTCTCGGGGCTCGGCGTCAACGTGACGTCCCAGTCGACGCAGTTCTCCACGCTCATCGACCGCGGTGAAGACGGCGACCTCGAGATGTTCTCACTGGGCTGGATCTGGAGCTGGCCGGACGTCGCGTACGGCCACTTCGGCTTCGAGCCGAAGAACACCGACACCTCGAAGATGCCCGGCGAGGCGAACGGGTACTACCTCGACTGGCAAGAGAACCTCGACGAAGAGGCCTGA
- the hpt gene encoding hypoxanthine/guanine phosphoribosyltransferase: MDQLKRSLLEAPIIEKNGYHYFVHPISDGVPKLDPGLLREIVIRIIRKAELENVDRIVTPAAMGIHISTAVSLMTDIPLTVIRKRQYGLEDEVAISQKTGYSENEMYINDVREGERVLVLDDVLSTGGTLASVLAALDEIGAEVIDTVAVIKKVGGENKVDDAGYHVKTLINVDVVDGEVVIVDEDGDD; the protein is encoded by the coding sequence ATGGATCAGTTGAAACGGTCGCTTCTCGAGGCGCCGATCATCGAGAAAAACGGGTACCACTACTTCGTTCATCCGATCAGCGACGGCGTTCCCAAACTCGATCCGGGCCTGCTTCGCGAGATCGTCATTCGAATCATCCGCAAAGCCGAACTCGAGAACGTCGATCGCATCGTCACCCCGGCCGCGATGGGCATCCACATCTCGACCGCGGTGTCGCTGATGACCGACATTCCGCTGACGGTGATCCGCAAACGGCAGTACGGGCTCGAAGACGAGGTCGCGATCTCCCAGAAAACGGGCTACTCGGAGAACGAGATGTACATCAACGACGTCCGTGAAGGCGAGCGCGTGCTCGTCTTGGACGACGTGCTCTCGACCGGTGGCACGCTCGCGTCGGTGCTCGCGGCACTCGACGAGATCGGCGCGGAGGTCATCGACACCGTCGCGGTCATCAAGAAGGTCGGCGGCGAGAACAAGGTCGACGACGCCGGCTACCACGTCAAGACCCTGATCAACGTCGACGTCGTCGACGGGGAGGTCGTCATCGTCGACGAAGACGGCGACGACTGA
- the coaBC gene encoding bifunctional phosphopantothenoylcysteine decarboxylase/phosphopantothenate--cysteine ligase CoaBC: protein MLEGVNVALGITGSIAAVKTVELAHELRRQGAEVRGVMTDSARGIVHPWAVEFATDDDVVTEITGGVEHVDLCGYDGWADVLLIAPATANTVGKIAGAVDDTPVTTCATTALGADTPVVIAPAMHEPMYDHPGVLEAIETVESWGVDFVDPRIEEGKAKIASEEAIVCAVARAAGDRPLAGEHVVVTSGATAEEVDPVRVLTNRSSGRMGRAVAKACYARGADVTLVHGVVGPRPVSREPALSGGDLPYADVREVETADDLLAATLEACEDADTLVSAAAIGDYTVETSPEKLRSGQDRTLDLEPTPKVIDEVRDRFPDLPIVGFKTETADDDGAMIEAARKTLDRVSLAFVVANDASVMGADRTRALLVHEGDAARYEGTKTGLGSEIAASVAAMLGDQASDG from the coding sequence ATGCTCGAGGGAGTCAACGTCGCGCTCGGGATAACCGGCTCGATCGCGGCCGTCAAGACCGTCGAACTGGCCCACGAGTTGCGACGGCAGGGGGCCGAAGTGCGCGGGGTTATGACCGACAGCGCGCGGGGAATCGTCCATCCCTGGGCCGTCGAGTTCGCGACCGACGACGACGTCGTGACCGAGATCACGGGCGGCGTCGAACACGTCGATCTCTGCGGGTACGACGGCTGGGCGGACGTCCTGCTGATCGCGCCCGCGACGGCCAACACGGTCGGCAAGATCGCGGGCGCCGTCGACGACACGCCGGTGACGACCTGTGCAACCACCGCGCTCGGGGCCGACACGCCGGTCGTGATCGCGCCCGCGATGCACGAACCGATGTACGACCACCCCGGCGTGCTCGAGGCGATCGAGACCGTCGAGTCGTGGGGTGTCGACTTCGTCGACCCGCGCATCGAGGAGGGGAAGGCCAAGATCGCGAGCGAGGAGGCGATCGTCTGTGCCGTCGCGCGCGCCGCGGGCGATCGGCCGCTCGCGGGCGAGCACGTCGTGGTCACGAGCGGCGCGACGGCCGAGGAGGTCGACCCCGTCCGGGTACTGACGAACCGATCGTCCGGTCGGATGGGCCGTGCCGTCGCGAAGGCCTGCTACGCCCGCGGAGCCGACGTGACGCTCGTCCACGGGGTCGTTGGTCCGCGACCGGTCTCCCGCGAGCCGGCGCTCTCGGGCGGCGACCTTCCCTACGCCGACGTCCGCGAGGTCGAGACGGCCGACGACCTGCTCGCGGCGACGCTCGAGGCCTGCGAGGACGCCGACACGCTCGTCTCGGCCGCCGCGATCGGGGACTACACGGTCGAGACCAGCCCGGAGAAACTCCGGTCGGGTCAGGACCGCACGCTCGACCTCGAGCCGACGCCGAAGGTCATCGACGAGGTCCGCGATCGGTTCCCGGACCTGCCGATCGTCGGCTTCAAGACCGAGACGGCGGACGACGACGGGGCCATGATCGAGGCCGCGCGGAAGACGCTCGATCGGGTGAGCCTCGCGTTCGTCGTCGCCAACGACGCGAGCGTGATGGGGGCCGACCGGACCCGCGCGCTGCTGGTCCACGAGGGCGACGCCGCCCGCTACGAGGGGACGAAGACCGGGCTCGGGAGCGAGATCGCGGCCTCGGTCGCGGCGATGCTCGGCGACCAAGCGTCAGACGGGTAA
- a CDS encoding NAD(P)/FAD-dependent oxidoreductase: MRDVCIVGGGVAGLAASIFTGRAGLDTLVVDGGESILARNASLENYPGFPGGIDARRYLQLTREQASEAGASFELGRVTRAEPRTETALEEGFVLETEGGDPIEARRVIAASWPDSDYLVPLDVGRTQRGSKHVVAVDEGGRTAVDGVYAAGRIADRPHQAIVAAGHGATVGLAVIHDSEANFYHDWVAPEGYFTGRGREVPPACEEIDDAERRARDERARKRLLEAFSEPLGEKPTMHPSVDREDD, translated from the coding sequence ATGCGAGACGTCTGCATCGTCGGCGGTGGGGTCGCCGGACTCGCCGCCTCGATCTTCACCGGCCGGGCCGGACTGGACACCCTCGTGGTCGACGGAGGAGAATCGATCCTCGCGCGTAACGCGAGCCTCGAGAACTATCCTGGCTTCCCGGGCGGGATCGACGCCCGCCGCTACCTGCAACTGACCCGCGAGCAGGCCAGCGAGGCGGGGGCGTCGTTCGAACTGGGGCGGGTCACGCGCGCCGAACCCCGCACAGAAACGGCCCTCGAGGAGGGATTCGTCCTCGAGACCGAGGGTGGCGACCCGATCGAGGCCCGGCGCGTGATCGCCGCCTCGTGGCCGGACAGCGACTATCTCGTCCCCCTCGACGTCGGTCGCACCCAGCGCGGGAGCAAGCACGTCGTCGCGGTCGACGAGGGCGGCCGGACGGCCGTCGACGGGGTCTACGCGGCGGGTCGGATCGCGGACAGACCCCACCAGGCGATCGTCGCGGCCGGCCACGGGGCGACGGTCGGCCTCGCGGTCATCCACGACTCCGAGGCGAACTTCTACCACGACTGGGTCGCCCCGGAGGGGTACTTCACCGGTCGCGGGCGCGAGGTGCCACCGGCCTGCGAGGAGATCGACGACGCGGAACGCCGGGCGCGGGACGAGCGGGCGCGGAAGCGCCTTCTCGAGGCCTTCTCGGAACCGCTCGGCGAGAAGCCGACGATGCACCCGAGCGTCGATCGGGAGGACGACTGA
- a CDS encoding ABC transporter permease: MTAREHAETIESTDDDSTLRERVAANPGPALFWLAGAAVLFALEFGRYVGWLSRLGTAVKYAFELFALIPGWIGGNVGDATAPLVGYLVMDAVSLLMMFGIAVLLMRGTSWSLTDRFDVGVGDRVLYVLDRAVVTVVLAVVTILLTATPVGTILGSAVGGVFDALSSLPTLTSREVIPNQGYRTPDGGWEGTFLGLSPAVAWGIRTLLVYGYALVAVVWAWKGYNVFRDHYRQADWTPRDDTIRRFRNHYWGLFGLFVVMLFIVTALWAPAVSPTTAEQNIHSPYSYEIEHLDDDGELTTTTPGRANLNSQSNGQNTVGPMSYDDYDRWAPLGTTAKGQDLMTHAAYGARTSLVIGLLAIGLGGLIAVTMSLLTAYYKGLVDVLTVIASDTIISIPAFLLVMMLSVIFKSGNHPIADPLNGGLLLGLIFAFVYWPGMWRTIRGPSLQVAEQEWVDAARSYGQSPTNTMRKHMAPYIAGYIMIYGSLLLGGIIISTAALSFLGLGINPPTPEWGRLVDDGRSFVATSSWHVATIPGLLIVLVVTAFNALGDGIRDAIDPEADTGTDDAGTAAVGGGG, translated from the coding sequence ATGACCGCGAGAGAACACGCTGAGACGATCGAATCGACAGATGATGACTCGACGCTTCGTGAGCGTGTCGCGGCCAACCCCGGCCCAGCACTGTTCTGGCTGGCCGGCGCCGCAGTCCTGTTCGCGCTCGAGTTCGGCCGCTACGTGGGCTGGCTCTCCAGACTCGGGACGGCCGTCAAGTACGCGTTCGAGCTGTTCGCGCTGATTCCCGGCTGGATCGGGGGCAACGTCGGCGACGCGACCGCTCCCCTGGTCGGTTACCTCGTGATGGACGCCGTTTCGTTGCTCATGATGTTCGGCATCGCCGTGCTCCTCATGCGAGGCACATCCTGGTCGCTCACCGACCGGTTCGACGTCGGTGTAGGCGATCGGGTCCTGTACGTCCTCGATCGAGCCGTCGTGACCGTCGTCCTCGCTGTCGTCACGATTCTGCTGACCGCCACGCCGGTCGGAACGATCCTCGGATCCGCGGTCGGTGGCGTGTTCGACGCGCTGTCGTCGCTTCCGACGCTGACCAGTCGCGAAGTCATTCCGAACCAGGGCTACAGGACGCCGGACGGCGGCTGGGAGGGAACGTTCCTCGGACTCTCGCCGGCCGTGGCGTGGGGCATTCGAACCCTCCTCGTCTACGGCTACGCCCTCGTGGCGGTCGTCTGGGCCTGGAAGGGCTACAACGTCTTCCGGGACCACTACCGGCAGGCCGACTGGACGCCGCGCGACGACACGATTCGTCGGTTCCGGAACCACTACTGGGGGCTGTTCGGGCTGTTCGTCGTGATGCTGTTCATCGTCACGGCGCTCTGGGCACCGGCCGTCAGTCCGACCACGGCCGAACAAAACATTCACTCCCCGTACTCGTACGAGATCGAGCACCTCGACGACGACGGCGAACTCACCACTACGACGCCCGGTCGGGCGAACCTCAACAGCCAGTCGAACGGGCAGAACACGGTCGGGCCGATGAGCTACGACGACTACGATCGCTGGGCCCCGCTCGGGACGACCGCGAAGGGGCAGGATCTGATGACTCACGCTGCCTACGGCGCCCGGACGTCGCTGGTGATCGGTCTCCTCGCTATCGGCCTCGGCGGGCTGATCGCAGTCACCATGTCGCTTCTGACCGCCTACTACAAGGGGCTGGTCGACGTCCTGACGGTGATCGCGAGCGATACGATCATCTCGATTCCGGCGTTCCTGCTCGTCATGATGTTGTCGGTCATCTTCAAGAGCGGCAATCATCCGATCGCGGATCCGCTCAACGGCGGGCTCCTCCTCGGGTTGATCTTCGCGTTCGTCTACTGGCCGGGGATGTGGCGGACGATTCGTGGGCCATCCCTCCAGGTCGCAGAGCAGGAGTGGGTCGACGCCGCCCGCAGTTACGGCCAGTCGCCGACGAACACAATGCGTAAACACATGGCACCGTACATTGCCGGGTATATCATGATCTACGGCTCGCTGTTGCTCGGCGGCATTATCATCTCTACCGCCGCCCTGTCGTTCCTCGGGCTGGGTATCAACCCGCCGACCCCCGAGTGGGGACGGCTCGTCGACGACGGGCGATCGTTCGTCGCCACGTCGTCGTGGCACGTCGCGACGATTCCCGGCCTGCTGATCGTCCTCGTCGTCACCGCGTTCAACGCACTGGGTGACGGGATCCGTGACGCGATCGATCCGGAGGCCGACACCGGGACGGACGATGCCGGTACCGCGGCCGTCGGAGGTGGTGGATAA
- a CDS encoding ABC transporter ATP-binding protein: MSLQQTPTESAAQTDSIVEVRNLQTAFFTEKETVRAVDGVSFDISPGETVGIVGESGSGKSVTARSIMRLIDSPGRILDGSSIRFNHLETVREYASSFPGRTVELDSIAAEYDPVTLFERGTIDATPAAFGYDSAAEVPLADVVAAGYGDELGLVDEDDCVFVTEGSADDPENITDGFVEITRLSGEPQRLMRGGRIAMVFQDPLTSLNPVYTVGNQIKEALRLHQGLKGEEATQEAASLLEDVGIPDARRRVNEYPHQFSGGMRQRAVIAMALACDPEVLICDEPTTALDVTIQAQILDLLADLQEERDLGMMFITHDMGVIAEIADRVNVMYAGEVVETADVETLFANPAHPYTQGLLQSIPGRQTGDRLQTIEGNVPTPNEPATYCRFAPRCPKAFDECEAVHPASVPVDEDADGHTAACLLCPEHLSTADAVAEHRRRNSRQNGGENE; this comes from the coding sequence ATGTCCCTCCAGCAAACCCCCACGGAGTCGGCCGCGCAAACCGACTCGATCGTCGAGGTGCGGAACCTCCAGACGGCGTTCTTCACCGAGAAGGAGACCGTTCGAGCGGTCGACGGGGTCTCGTTCGACATCAGCCCGGGCGAGACCGTCGGGATCGTCGGCGAGAGTGGTTCGGGGAAGAGCGTCACCGCCAGGTCGATCATGCGGCTCATCGACTCCCCCGGACGGATCCTCGACGGCAGTAGTATCCGGTTCAATCACCTCGAAACGGTCCGGGAGTACGCCTCGTCGTTCCCCGGTCGAACCGTCGAACTCGACTCGATCGCGGCCGAGTACGATCCGGTCACGCTGTTCGAGCGTGGAACGATCGACGCCACGCCGGCGGCGTTCGGGTACGACAGCGCGGCCGAGGTGCCGCTCGCGGACGTCGTCGCCGCCGGATACGGCGACGAACTCGGCCTCGTCGACGAGGACGACTGCGTGTTCGTCACGGAGGGCAGTGCCGACGACCCCGAGAACATCACGGACGGGTTCGTCGAGATCACCCGTCTCAGTGGCGAGCCACAGCGGCTCATGCGCGGCGGCCGGATCGCGATGGTGTTCCAGGACCCGCTGACGAGTCTCAATCCCGTCTACACGGTCGGGAACCAGATCAAGGAGGCGCTCCGTCTCCACCAGGGTCTGAAAGGCGAGGAAGCGACCCAGGAAGCGGCGAGCCTGCTCGAGGACGTCGGGATTCCCGACGCGCGCCGGCGCGTGAACGAGTATCCCCACCAGTTCTCCGGCGGGATGCGCCAGCGTGCCGTGATCGCGATGGCGCTGGCCTGCGATCCGGAGGTGTTGATCTGTGACGAGCCGACGACGGCGCTGGACGTGACGATCCAGGCCCAGATCCTCGACCTGCTGGCCGACCTGCAGGAAGAGCGCGACCTCGGGATGATGTTCATCACCCACGACATGGGCGTCATCGCGGAGATCGCCGATCGGGTAAACGTCATGTACGCCGGCGAGGTCGTCGAGACGGCCGACGTCGAGACGCTGTTCGCGAACCCGGCACACCCCTACACGCAGGGCCTCCTCCAGTCGATTCCGGGACGGCAGACCGGCGATCGGCTCCAGACGATCGAAGGCAACGTGCCGACCCCGAACGAACCGGCGACCTACTGCCGGTTCGCGCCCCGGTGTCCGAAGGCGTTCGACGAGTGTGAGGCGGTTCACCCCGCCTCGGTTCCGGTCGACGAGGACGCGGACGGCCACACCGCGGCCTGTCTGCTCTGTCCGGAACACCTGTCGACTGCAGACGCGGTGGCCGAGCATCGACGACGAAATTCGAGGCAGAACGGAGGCGAGAACGAATGA
- a CDS encoding GNAT family N-acetyltransferase, whose amino-acid sequence MKIRRLPSTDSAVRRFAEDLWLPYHRELEATVDAHALADDVDLVAEEVPFRLERLESEGYRAWVAVDATGDEGDEAERNAGDSDLADGDAVLAGFVTTEIDETPTVFDRPDQLVVGDIYVRDPYRGTGLARDLIDRAAERARAADCPELVLDVDVDNERAVRFYEALGFETARRRLRAGVDEVSSDP is encoded by the coding sequence ATGAAGATCCGACGACTTCCCAGCACGGACAGCGCCGTCCGTCGCTTCGCCGAGGACCTGTGGCTGCCCTACCACCGCGAACTCGAGGCGACCGTCGACGCGCACGCGCTGGCCGACGACGTCGACCTCGTCGCCGAGGAGGTTCCGTTTCGACTCGAGCGACTCGAATCGGAGGGGTATCGCGCGTGGGTCGCCGTCGACGCGACGGGAGACGAAGGCGACGAGGCGGAGCGAAACGCGGGCGACAGCGACCTCGCCGACGGCGACGCTGTCCTCGCTGGATTCGTCACGACCGAGATCGACGAGACGCCGACGGTCTTCGATCGCCCGGACCAACTCGTCGTGGGCGACATCTACGTCCGCGACCCCTACCGCGGAACGGGCCTCGCCCGCGACCTGATCGACCGCGCGGCGGAGCGAGCGCGGGCGGCGGACTGTCCGGAACTGGTGCTCGACGTCGACGTCGACAACGAGCGTGCCGTCAGGTTCTACGAGGCCCTCGGATTCGAAACAGCCCGTCGCCGACTGCGAGCCGGGGTCGACGAGGTGTCGTCCGACCCGTAA
- a CDS encoding ABC transporter permease, giving the protein MSRWRYFFKRLLLSVPVLFMVMTFIFILLRMGPVDPVAARLGPEASGAEAERMRERLGLNDPLWEQYLDFVTNFLTFDLGQSWVIYGDMEVTRIITFAGPPTLWLGFWAVLLPLFIGIPLGFYAGLNPNSGGDYLASVGGILWQAMPNFWLSIILLAVLRQTKGGGWFGFDWYTFGPDITGLSITGTPDLAFLSISSIDVAGAISIPLLTGVDWGALAVDIKLILPPAIVLGSASMAAELRIGRTAILETINSNYVETAKAKGLKDRAIVWKHVFRNALIPLVPVITNEAFLLMGGSVIVESIFNINGLGRIFFLATVQGDLPLAGALLFVFTLLIIFLNIFQDLLYTIIDPRVGYER; this is encoded by the coding sequence ATGAGTCGGTGGAGATACTTCTTCAAACGGCTCCTGCTCTCGGTCCCGGTCCTCTTCATGGTAATGACGTTTATCTTTATCCTGCTCCGGATGGGGCCGGTCGATCCCGTCGCCGCGAGGCTCGGCCCCGAGGCCTCGGGAGCGGAAGCCGAGCGGATGCGCGAACGGCTCGGACTCAACGATCCGCTCTGGGAGCAGTACCTCGACTTCGTTACGAACTTCCTGACCTTCGACCTGGGCCAGTCCTGGGTGATCTACGGGGACATGGAAGTCACCAGAATTATCACCTTTGCGGGCCCGCCGACGCTCTGGCTCGGATTCTGGGCGGTCCTGCTTCCGCTGTTTATCGGTATCCCGCTCGGATTCTACGCGGGGCTGAATCCCAACAGCGGCGGTGACTACCTCGCGTCCGTAGGCGGCATCCTCTGGCAGGCGATGCCGAACTTCTGGCTGAGCATCATCCTCCTCGCCGTCCTCCGACAGACGAAAGGCGGCGGATGGTTCGGCTTCGACTGGTACACGTTCGGTCCGGACATAACCGGGTTGAGCATCACGGGAACTCCGGATCTGGCGTTCCTCTCGATCAGTTCGATCGACGTAGCGGGAGCAATCTCGATTCCGCTCCTGACCGGCGTCGACTGGGGCGCACTCGCGGTCGACATCAAACTCATCCTCCCGCCCGCGATCGTCCTCGGATCGGCGTCGATGGCGGCCGAACTCCGCATTGGACGAACGGCCATCCTGGAGACGATTAACTCGAATTACGTCGAGACGGCCAAGGCAAAGGGCCTGAAAGACCGCGCGATCGTCTGGAAGCACGTCTTCAGAAACGCGCTGATCCCGCTCGTCCCGGTCATCACCAACGAGGCGTTCCTGTTGATGGGGGGATCGGTCATCGTCGAGTCGATCTTCAACATCAACGGCCTCGGCCGGATTTTCTTCCTGGCGACGGTACAGGGTGACCTGCCGCTCGCGGGAGCGTTGCTGTTCGTCTTCACACTGCTCATCATCTTCCTGAACATCTTCCAGGATCTGCTGTACACGATAATCGATCCACGAGTGGGGTACGAACGATGA
- a CDS encoding DUF7344 domain-containing protein, whose product MAQQQQSEPDDPLSKGEIFEVLRNQRRRYVLQFLKQDGRPVELGDLAQQIAAWEYETTLDGVTPEQRKRVYTTLQQTHLPKMDTAGILEFDSDRGVIEPTDRTRDISVYLEIVPGSEFAWRELYLSLGAISCALVAALWLRIYPLILLSDLAWAGVIAVTFTVTAIAHIYHERNMRVGQGEQPPELSYGTDD is encoded by the coding sequence GTGGCCCAGCAACAGCAAAGCGAACCCGACGACCCCCTCTCGAAAGGCGAAATCTTCGAAGTTCTCAGGAACCAGCGGCGGCGCTACGTGCTCCAGTTTCTGAAACAGGACGGGCGACCCGTCGAACTGGGCGATCTCGCCCAGCAGATCGCCGCCTGGGAGTACGAGACCACGCTCGACGGCGTCACCCCCGAGCAGCGAAAGCGCGTGTACACGACGCTCCAGCAGACGCACCTGCCGAAGATGGACACGGCCGGCATCCTCGAGTTCGATTCCGACCGGGGAGTCATCGAACCGACCGATCGAACGCGGGACATCAGCGTCTACCTCGAGATCGTCCCGGGAAGCGAGTTCGCGTGGCGGGAACTGTATCTCTCGCTGGGCGCGATCAGTTGCGCGCTCGTCGCCGCGCTGTGGCTCAGGATCTATCCACTGATCCTGCTGTCGGATCTGGCGTGGGCAGGGGTCATCGCCGTCACGTTCACCGTGACGGCGATCGCCCACATCTACCACGAACGGAATATGCGCGTCGGACAGGGTGAACAGCCGCCGGAACTGAGCTACGGAACCGACGACTGA